ttaaaatatagcccaaATGTGTTTCAATTGTGTCCTGAATTAAACCCCAATTTGTaacccaattaccctgacccaatcACCGTCTTAACTGACCCAAACCCAACCCCTTTAAACCACTCCACGTACCCGATCCATCCAGGACGTTGATCataatgatcaacggccacaagccctctttccttttttaattcaaacgacccctaaccctaaccccaTTTCAAACCCtcagccgcctctgaatcccaattctctctcaaacaCTCTCTCAAAACCTAGCCTCCACCCTCAACCACCACCTAAAATCGTCCAAATCAATGGCTTCCAAAGCCATTGGTGTCTTGTATCTACCTCATTTGGCTTCTATATGCCCGATTATCACGGTTTCAAGGCTGAATCCTGGAAAATTTTTGTCCAGACCTTGGTTGATTTCTGTTCTATGGCTGTCTCCGGTCATCTTTGACTTTGCTCCGGCCAGCTATGGCTATtcaagcctgattcttgacttctccAGCGTAGATCAATAATTGTCCAATCCTTTCTCACCATCtaggtttcttctgaaaccctaacctttgacGTTCTTCCGATTTATTTTAGATCTGTGTTCACCCTCGACTTCTAAAtgtttttctcaaagtttctttcaaatcTTTGCCTTCAAAAcctctttatcttttccgatttaggttttgttaagttatttcTAAGCTTTCTCTGATTTTTTGACATATTCTACTGTGTTTCCTTATGTCGTTCTTCTACTTGAGTTGCATGTTGAGGTCCTTGACCTTTTTAAAATTTCTGAATCTATTTTGTTTGTATTTGTCTGATTTATTTGTGTTTCATTATCTAGAGTCGATCGGTGTTAAAAAACCCTAAATATTTTGGGGTCATTCGAGTTCTGAGACTATTTGATGTATGATTTATTTGTTCATCATCCCTGAATGTgattggtttcaaaaccctaaattagTTGGGGCTTATTCAAGCTTCTAAAGTTGTTTCACCTGTTTGAAGTTGCTCGACTTGATTTGAAACCTTTTAGTTTCAACTTCTGTTTCTCTATGCGATTTGATTTCTTGCAATCATTGAACCTAGATTATATTTTTCAGAAAGGTCTTTTTACTTGACCTTTTAcatgcttctgatactctctcttttctctattattGAGTTGGTGAaattgacctatgtgactaccatgtttcgaTAGTTTATTAGCTACTGACTTTGTGTTTGCTATTGCATGATGTTTCTCTTTGTCATGAgttcagcctcgcatgcctaatgtttatgaactcttttatatgctaaatttcccTCTAAAACGACCTTCAattttggactgatttcaaacttccttgtgtaattctgattgcactcgtataattgattatttccttgttttactgatttccctgtttcttgaattgatttaaaaaaCTTCCCTTTGGACCTTCGATTCTCTTGTCTTTAACTTGGTTTTTTTGTTTATTCATGGGAGCCCATGTCATTCTCCCCAAATCAGTAAATTCGAATccctgactccttgatttactatgtgctGATTGTCTCTATATTCTGCAAACTTGTTGTGTTtattaccttatttggttaaccgagtatttcaaagattcttcccttaattaaacctctatgtacttacccctaaCTGTCTATTCTGCACATGATGCTcaacttgatttctttccttaaatgttttctgcCCATTGCCGtttgattttaactccttaattaaaggaaatccttaatactgatttgattttaattagtacatagttccataattgcTGCTgaactatgattcttgccttattttttacctactttcaaactataaataccttgctctttcattaacacaaaaacacatgaacactCTGAGTTCTAAActcacttacactcaaaaacaTTCTCTCCTGCTTTACTACTTCTACTGTGACTTATTTAGTTGGCTGAAAGCCAAAGTTATATTTCAAATCCTGCTACCTGCTTTTATTGtatttttgcttctttgaactggTAAGTCCTGATTAAGATTTCAGCATCACAACAATATGTTTACTTAATAATTTTGTTTTAttgtctgcctactgcttgtgTTTAATTTAGTACTTTATTCTAAGCATGATGTAATTCCCTTCTTCCTGTTTTGAATCTATTATGCAtcctaaacccctaccccaatgtgtttgatactgATGGTTTTtttgaggcatgacagtattaAGTATTGTCGTCTATGACTCAAACTTGATTCCGCTGGGATCATTACCTCTATGTTACCATTATATGTTGTGTATTCTGGTTTATTTTGTAATCATAATAGCACTCCCTATTactgtgcatgcccagaattaactaATGCCTAAGTACATAGGCTCTTTGCAATCTCCGAACCCCTGAACCCCTTTGTATGAAATTGTCAACTTATTTATGGCTGTTTTCCAGTACCTCTTCcctcttctttacttccttagttCTTAAAGCTCTATTTCTTCACTTGCACTCTCtattagacttaagttctgcccccctcttgtgagacTTTCCTTGGGATccattgagctccctctgaacttggacacttgagggatgacacttccacactgcacttgtccctacTCTGGtgatacaatttgggtgtgagcactgcccagagtcctattgaggctcttagggaactctgacacacttaaATTCGAGAAAGGATTTAGATCAATTGTCTTTAAGTTGGTCTATCTCATAATTCAGAAAGGAAGtccagaatcaggcttcctctggttgtactttTTCTTTGTACTTTTTTAATGTAATTTATtatttctggtttgtaataagttgtaatgaACATTTGGGGATAGCTAGTggaaaaagggtgggtaactatgcatTCAAGggtaaaatcatgcctatagggtgttttAATTTCTACATATTCAAACTTTAATtggaaattatgcctatagggtgtTTTAACTTCTGCATATTCAAATTTAAACTAGAAACCACGCCTATAGGGTGTTTTAACTTCTGCATATTCAAATTTcaactagaaaccatgcctatagaatatTTTAATTCCTCACAATTCaaactgcatttagataccatatttataaggtttaaaacaaacttatgcatttagataccatgtctataaggtttaaaacaattttctgcatttagataccatgtcttaaggtttaaaacaagtttctgcatttagataccatgtctataagatttcTAATATTAGATACCACGTCTAAAAATCACTAAtgcatagaaatcatgcatatatgGATCCTCGACCAATTCTGGTTCTTTTTCATTCACAATCAACGTTAGATATAAAATCAGTAATACCTGTAGAACCTGTAACCAACCTATTTAATTTTGTATATTCTgcatctcttttaataatctaagtccttcgCTTAACAAGATTAACAAGCATGAATATAGGACTTCCAACAATTCATTTCGAGCCTTACTGTCCCATCACCTTCTaaattcagtagatatcatgtctataggaccccgttttaacacttaggcaagccttagggtaataacTGTAAACTGAATCTGTTTCTATTAAccattacaaccagcaggcaggcctgattcgggcttcttatctgagaTATGTAATAAACCAATCTGCCTTAACATTTAGACTCCCTCGTCTTTGGTATTTTAgtcagacctaaacagtatgtgcaagtcatgctcaTTATATActttctttgtttaaggaggtatatatgagcctttgtttgtttatatgttttccCCCAaatatgcaatatgtgtttttgtatgtcgccttagaatttttacctttgaaactccaaataagccgAATAtccttcccttttaggattagtagttttaagtgcctccgggactgataggagtgggatgggtaatagcatgcaataagtagtCGATACCAATCCgcactttaaataccttaacggggtgggataggtggatatagatatgatgaccacgcgataatgtcacgtgtagcccctcattgaggagtgattaccggacattatgcggggtgatccatatttttaataaacctaggacgcCCCCTCCCTTCCTTTATTCTTCATTTTTTCAGCATTTTAACTCCTTATTAAAAATCATCttttctaattgttctttcaaattttatttactttcaaaccattaagtgttgaaatcccctcttatttgagccttatctacctatatgttaattgcacctcaattcacaataattTTCTGGCCGGGaatcacactagtggattctgaggggtgcctaacaccttcctcttagaataattttaagcccttaccctatatctggttattcaaatcgaactcttttggtgtcctaatacaccctaatcattaggtggagactcttcaaatgcaaacccagttcccaaaaggaatgagttgtctctccaaatgtcataaacctgattttgcgagaaaaagggggcgcgacagcatgtcgactctgctggggatttttaggcttttaccatttcagactattattgtgaatttatgcttctttatgcgcaattagttatttatttcttttaagcattcaatttccttttcgattggaaaactgacttgtctttttgtttctttcctttactgctttccttcattgtcgctttaaattatgaaattgttgtatttacttctttcttaaaggtgcaaatacgtgacaacatgccTTTAATTGTTTCATAATCAGgatcaacatcatattccactcgtgccaaacaaatcctatagcaacacttataatgagtggttgtggtcttctgatattatcaccccctaaatccgaaaaaggcgtatttgtggtaaaaccagtcgatcaacggtgtagtcgatggttctgtgcctttcccccttgagttgtccgctcaagggtaccagtctaaaaccccatagaaaccttactctgttcaactgtgcatgcatcatggtcaaacctagccaagtcagttatgttgtccgcataatgactctttaagatagccttatccaaagtccattgggtttccctaaaacccgaATGGACATAATcacattttgtgcatttatttggagaactaaatgcttttatgccaattgttgatattaaatagtcgagtctggtaggtGTAAGGgactaacccttttgtcttgcagaaatacgAGGCATGAAGACCCCAGATTCAGCATGGTCACCCACATCCACCCAAAATttctaagctggtgggaggatcttcactatAGTGATAaaactcttgtccggaaatatttGGGAAACCTGCCTTCTCTCCTGGAAATCCAAtgcaacaacaagatcatagaggCTGCTACTTTGTTCTGGAATTGTGAGAGGTCCATGTTCCGCTTTGGAgatattgaaatgacacccttactAGAAGAAATAGAAGGATTGTCCGGTATACCATGGTAAACTCCATGTTTGTTAATATctgagaaccgcaagggcaggggtttcctcaaaatgatgggtttgaagaaaaatcccaAACTGACATGTTTGAAGGAATCATACGTcccttttgattatttgtacgagaggtacggtcacagcaagtcTTGTCGTACCTatcctgacgagtttgccatcacatcattagggcacattcaccgaagggtctttgtattcatgttttactttctgggattgatcgtgtttccaatgaagaaagcaagaatccacaccagactagctatggtaactaagaccttattggaaggaattggtgggcaaccattcagcattgtgcccataaTCATTGCGGAAATATATTGAGCCCTAGAGAGGTGTCAATaaggagccaaacacttcgaaggctacaATTTGCTACTTCAACTTTGGCTCGTGGTGCATCTCCAAAAaggtgaataccgacaagaaattcatcaaagggactgggatgatcatatcgaTTTTCATCATCCGAagtgaatgaattacatgcccaataTGTTTTCCCAACCGAAGAATGCTAGAGAATGGGTCGAGCTCtttgaaaatctgactgaggaccaggtacaatggatgttcgagtggtttccgaccgaGGAGTTCAGCGCCCGATCCAGAaatagtctcagaaggcagaatagtagccttatgcaatacagaaatACAAATAAAACGACAAATggtaatagagttttcttagctgatagcaggttACGATATTGTGACTGCTAGGGACATTGCGGTATAGGGAATATCACCGGCGTGCGTGGGTAGCAAATGCTGGTAAATGCAACAATTCTAAGAGTTCTATTCGtgaacaatgtttgtctcgtGATTTATAGTAAGACAGATGCTTTCGCAATCCAGGTgtctgcattcaaagaaaaatcgtgagttttatagagggggaaggttagttcgcatccccgctggctctgcttgacctgttcggctttgatctggtgatacgaAATGTATCATTGGGGGGTAGCATTGCTGAACAAGGCAATtccaataataaacatgcatgaatttgtaaaaatatggcATAAGTATATATTTAAGAaacaacttttagatgaaccaacgacagTGACGTGgctcaagacattgcaacctctcttatttcggaattttgagggtcctccttaaattctgccccagtttaatgggttggtGCTTCTGACTGTTGTttgcgatgattggctgaaattacttcggaattttgagggtcctcctcaaaattctgccccaatttccaattgcaggggaaatgaaaattttattgaattgtgaccgaacccataaggctacctacatatcccttcttaaatgggaatcaggtcaggcgtagttcaattttcATCATATGGGAAAGcataagattacacatagtaatacttgactgcatctgaattggttggttttggccaaacttctccgtccatttctgcaagtataaggGCTCCTCTTGTcagaactcggtgaaccatgtatgtaccctgccagttgggagagaacttccctttggcttcatcttgatgcgggaaaattttctttaacaccagctgccccggtgtcaactgtcttggcttgactctttagTTGCTCGTAActactcttcacccattctgcatcattaagctcagcttcttgtatgattcttaaagaaggaatttctacttcagcGGGAATAACAgtttctgtaccataaaccagcatatagggggttgccccagttgatgtgcgaactgtggtgcgatatccctACAAGGCAAATGATAGCttttcgtgccactgcttatgcttctctatcatttttctaatatcttcttgatgttcttattggcatcttctacgactccattcatctgaggcttgtaggttgtagaattcttgtgtcggATCTttaaggtttcacacatagctttcatcaagtcttTGTTGAGATTGGAGCCATTATTAGTAATAATTGAATCTGGAATCCCGAATCagcaaacaatgcggtcgcggacaaagtcttccacgactttcttagtcactgctctgtaagatgctgttTCGACCTACTTGGTAAAATAGTCAATTGCCACTatgataaacctgtgtccgttggaagtggcatgctcaattggtccaataacatccattccccaagcggcgaaaggccatggtgagctcgttgcattaagctcattgagaggtacctttatcatgtctccatgtatctggtagcggtggcatttccggacatactggatgcagtctgtctcCATTGTTATCCAAAAGTAACTAGCTCGGAGGATCTTCTtttctaagacaaaaccattcatatgtggaccacaggtcccagcgTGGATTTCATCTAGCagtttggatgcttcctttgagtcgacacaccttagtagtcTTAGATCAGGAGTTTTCCTACACATGATTCCTCTGTTGTGGaagaaattattggacaacctcTGAAGTGTGCACTTTCGAGTAGGATTTACATGTcctggatattctccttttgccaaatattcccagatatcatgaaaccaaggctttccatctgcttcttcttcaacatgggcacaataagctggctgatcatggatctttactggaatgagATCAATGAAGATTTTGTCTGGAttttgtatcatggatgacagggtagccaatgcatcggtgaattcattctggattctaggaacatgtcagaattctgtctttgtgaacctctttctcaactcatgtacatgatgcaaatatggGAGTATCTTAGatttcttggttgcccattcttctcggacctgatgtatgagtaagtctgaatctccaattactagcaactcttgtaTGTTTATGTCAACGGTCATCTTGAGCCCTAGGATACAAgactcatattcggccatattgttggtgcacgggaacctgagcttagctgacaccggataatgttgaccagatTCTGACACTAGgattgctcctatgccaactcttttgaaatttgatgctccatcgaaaaacattctccaaccatcatagggttctgcaatgtcttctccagCAAATGATACCTACTCCTTAGGAAAATACGtcttcaggggttcgtattctccatttATGGTATTTTccgcaaggtgatctgctagtgcttgtcccttgactgccttctgagtcacgtagacaatgtaaaattcactcaacaggatttgccacttggctagcttgccagtgggcatgggcttctgaaagatgtactttagaggatccatccttgatatgagatatgtagtataggcacagaagtaatgcctcagcttctgggccacccaagtcaaagcacaacaggtacgctctaacagagaataccgagcctcatatagagtgaacttcttgctgagatagtaaatggcctgctctttcctccccatttcatcatgctaccccaaGACGCAACCGAAGGCACCATCTAACATTGCGATGTAGAGTAGTAAAGGtttacctggctcgggcgggactaagactggcggtgttgataggtattccttgattctgtcgaaagctttctggcagtcatcagtccatttggtggcggcatccttcttcaacatcttgaagattggctcacagatgaacgtagattgtgctatgaaccggttgATATAGCTAAGTCTTCCCAAGAAGCTCATcccatccttcttgttctttggcagtgaCAACTCTTGAATGGATTTGATTTTttatggatccagttctattcctcggcagcttacaataaacccaagtaattttccagcaggaacacCAAATGaacactttgcgggattcagctttaggttgtacctccgcagtctattgaagaatttcctcaaatcttctaTGTGATCAGTTGCCTTTTTTGACTTGATGATAACTTCATCTACATACACatcgatctccttatgtatcatatcatgaaaaatggtagtcatggacctcatgtaggtggcccctgcattctttaacccaaacagAATCATATTGTAGCAGTACATTCCctacggcataatgaaagccgttttctcagcatattcttcatccatcaagatctgatgataaccagcgaaaaaATCCACAAATTAttgcagttcatgcttggcacaattgtcgatcaggatgtgtatgtttggtaaaggaaagtcgtctttcggactggcccggttgagatcccatTAGTCGACACAtgctctgaccttcccgtccttctttggtagtGGCACAATGTTGGATAACCATGTTgtgtattctactaccctgagaactttagctttgactttcttagtgacttcttcctttattttcaaactcatatccgGCTTGAtctttctgagcttctgctttaccgatGGAAATGTCGGATTAATTGGCAGTTTGTGGGcaacaatagacgtactcaggcccgtcatatcatcatacgaccagacgaatatgtcctcatattctcttagaaattatgtgtattccttctttttttaTGACGATAACTGAacgatgattcgtgtttctttgacattctcttcATCCCCCAAATTAACAATTTCTGTCtcatccagattggacttaggctgattttcaaagttctcaacttctttaacaatctcttcaggtatttcatcttcctctaGATCTATGTCAGTTtattgtgttgtctcattgcatgtcacagtcattggttcatcaagataagtaatagtaatgctgtataagtaaagtaatgagagaaaataataagagtgtTGATTTATAAggaaaatcgaaatgctttgataaatttcataattgttttgaatattgaagatcttattgcgggaatttaAAATGCGAAAGAAAAAATTAACTAGTAacaataaaagatagtgcatgatgcttgttcagccttgctaccccgagtcTCGCCGGACTCTAGTagttctgatggtccagttattgaggcatgttCCTCtacttacagcctgtatggaaaggtcttcctccccctcctcctcaaaaatgacacaacaatctatatcatcgtcttctaggaacaaattcctcactgctgccggtgcttcttcttcttctgacccatagataacatagGCCGGTTGGAAGGTCTATTCCAAGTGTGGTATTGGATACTCCAATGGATAGTAAAGACCGTGCTATGGTGGCGAccaattgttgaattcttcccaggtatacgcatatcccagaccgaaggtggtgccatgattcttgagttttataggcttagcgagtccttggaggttcttgccaagccccttgccaggttcgtatccgctccagttcaatatgctttcaattttgttgtcctaCAATTTGTCCTTGTCAACGacattgactcgctcgatgtggtgataggtctccCCACCTATCTTTCTTCTACCTCCGATTGCcaggatggtctggcgactgtatatgggattgctaccgttgcTGTAAGTGATAACCCCCTGGTGATTCCACtaaaacttcactgcctgatgtagtgttgatgctacagccccagcggcatgaatccatggtcgtcccaatagcagattgtaagatgttggcacgtctatcacttaaaaatcaacatcgaaccaagtatgccccatttgcaaacacagaatAATTTCCCAATGGtagacctttgggaaccgtcgaaagctttcacgttgatggccccatccttgatctcatgcatcCCTTACCCAACgtcttgagtgttaccaacggacaaatgttgaggctggaccctccatcaatcaggattctggtgataaaataatcttcgcattgtgcggtgatgtgcaatgccttgttgtgactcaacccttctggtggcaactcatcttcatgaaaagtgatcttgtgactttccaatacatttcctaccatgttggccatctcttagccagtgatgttgcttggcacatatgcttcactcAACACCATTAACAGGTCATTCTTTtttgcctcagaattttgtagcaaagcaaggatagaaatttgtgccggtgttttgttcagctgatcaatgaccgagtattacttggcttgtatctttctccagagatcatctggCCCGGTCTTGGTGATGGTTGGCCGACTAAAGGCTAGCTTGCTTGATTCAACCAGATGTTCCGGGGTATAAACCCTACCGATTCTCATCATTCCCTGTGCCGCAACTGCTTCTCCGAACATAACCTtacctttccttcttgcctcggctgtgtagtcccatggtatagcctttgtatggaatagTGTCATGGccgacattgctactggaatTGGCGTGGCTATCTTTA
The Nicotiana sylvestris chromosome 11, ASM39365v2, whole genome shotgun sequence DNA segment above includes these coding regions:
- the LOC138881011 gene encoding uncharacterized protein yields the protein MTGLSTSIVAHKLPINPTFPSVKQKLRKIKPDMSLKIKEEVTKKVKAKVLRVVEYTTWLSNIVPLPKKDGKGMYCYNMILFGLKNAGATYMRSMTTIFHDMIHKEIDVYVDEVIIKSKKATDHIEDLRKFFNRLRRYNLKLNPAKCSFGVPAGKLLGFIVSFAGEDIAEPYDGWRMFFDGASNFKRVGIGAILVSESGQHYPVSAKLRFPCTNNMAEYESCILGLKMTVDINIQELLVIGDSDLLIHQNEFTDALATLSSMIQNPDKIFIDLIPVKIHDQPAYCAHVEEEADGKPWFHDIWEYLAKGEYPGHVNPTRKCTLQRLSNNFFHNRGIMCRKTPDLRLLRCVDSKEASKLLDEIHAGTCGPHMNGFVLEKKILRASYFWITMETDCIQYVRKCHRYQIHGDMIKGYRTTVRTSTGATPYMLVYGTETVIPAEVEIPSLRIIQEAELNDAEWVKSSYEQLKSQAKTVDTGAAGVKENFPASR